tgcattgttatagcattacatggtgcatgcacgcgtgtttgtggatttatgtgaaaagcctgtgtattggcgtaagtgtattgcgggtgcatgtatatcacgagcccaagccgggatgggttattatctcggtggagctcctctggtcactcgggagcggaataactgagtgatgtcccttgagttgtcgagagcgatgacgggagcggggctaggggatgcttggctacgaacgcgccgggcgcagaaccgggcatcgccctactcaccgactccgtggcccttcgctggcgagggctagaggatgcttggctacgaacgcgcgtggcgcggaactgggcatcgctcgttaggtgtcacatgcgtagtggtactctgcggtgtggcactggagccagggtgtgcggatgacccctaggggaggtcatggtgcatacggttaaaattggataatggtttgtgaggccaaatgagacttttggcgtgggccagatggacttctggcgagatattgggccaaatggacttttggcggccaaatgtgacttttggcgtgtttttcggaaagtatatgtttttgggccaaatgggatttttggcgtgtgtggaaaaaattatgttttatgggctttgtgcattgggcatgtttcatgcatattgtttgagtcctatgtgtttttatctggtagcgtttgggtttacttacctgcggaaccatttgtggttccgtagcttttggtgcaggtgatgaggatgaggaggaggaggctgagcccgaggatgcggctccgccgggttgctgatgatatgttttatatttgtttaaaactgtatttgtggtttttgtaatattttatttatgtatgttttaaacagcctgtattatgttaagaaaaaaaattctggtacttagttatatgactttcgttatccgctgcgtttttcttgtgcacacttgttgcctttgcacacacttggcacccgtcgatgggatggtgacccgggttgtcaccatccggacgtctcgattttcccgttttcgggcgtggggaattgggggcgtcacatttaaAGTTAGAGTTAAGTGAGGCTAGTTATAAGTTGATGTCTAGtctgataatatatatatataatattatatggaacgaatatttgaaattagggttcataattatatatacagagGGCTAAGCTatgatatttttcataatatttatataattaaagataataatttcaatttatttaaatataatctaTGAGGCATTTAAATATACGTAAATGCTCCTTTCaaatatatagttagttaaatatgAATGGATgttttttcttccaattttcGATCGACTATGTATATTTAATGGAAAATAATAGTGTGCCCCATGAATTTGCCCCCTCATTTTGACTGCTTacgtattttaattttttattattatttatacttaatggttaagaaagtgaatattagtataatattggtttatttttttttaaatatataaatatactaaaaaaatatggagaagaaaaaggaaaaaagaaattatacatCCGGTACTTCTTGGCCATGCATTGTGGATCTCAACCTCAAATATTTACATCGATCACGATCATTAAGTTTCTATATATCTTCTTAATTAGAATCTCAGCACATTGTGATCATTataattagttcttttatttattgtactGATCAGACAACTATTGCGAACTAAGTTTCAGAATTTTCGTAATAATTAAGAAGAATTGAAAGCGCTAGCTATTGAAAGAAATGGAAGATGAGGGAGAGGAATTTGAAAATAGCAACCAACAATCAAATGATGGGAGTGCTTCAGATGTAGATTTCAACCTAACTTTTGACAATATTGATCATAAAGAAGCAGCTGCTAATTCTGGCATTGGTAGAGAAGAGGATGACAATCCAAATCATGAAGAGAGACAATCAGGAACAGTTGTTCTTGAGCATGCTATCCAAATCAACGATAATGAGAGACAGAAGCTTGTTATTATCAGTGGATCAGGATGGTCGACATTGAAGGTTCCTCCACCTATGTTCAAAGTTGACAAAGAAGCTTACATCCCCAAGATTGTCTCCATTGGTCCATTTCATCATAATGAACCAAGTCTAAGAGCCATGCAAACTCATAAACGGCGATTTCTGGATCGCCTAGTTCAAAACCAAATAGGGCAACTTATCCATGAAGAAAGTCTCCAAAATGCCATGAGAGAATTGGAAGAAAAGACCAAAAAATTCTATGCAGATGACTTACAGACTATAGAACGAGATGAATTTGTGCAGATGATGCTTCTTGACGGTTGCTTCATTGTAGAACTCTTGCGTTTCTATGAGGTATTAATTAGTTATACATTCTAATTAAGTTGGTTTTTCACTCTAATTTTCCCTTAGCAATTATGATCACACGAAGGCAAATTGATCACAATTATACATCTTCACTTCTTGCAGAAAAATCGTGAAGGGGAGCCCCTTTTCAAAACACGTTGGATGTAGACAAATATCTCTCGTGATTTACTTTTGCTTGAGAACCAACTCCCTATGTTTGTGCTGCAGAAGATTTTTGAACTTACTCCCAGCTTGACGGGGGAGGCAACTCTGAATACGCTTGCTCTCAAGTTTTTTGAACCCTTGAGACCTAGGAAGGAGAAATTTGAAGAAGGGACGTTGAACAAGCATGCGAATAGTGAGTATATACATCTATTAGCTTTGTTTCACTCTACCTTAATTTCAGGGGATAAAACATACCCGCAGCAGCCTAcaaagagtgaaaaggaaaaaacacaTCTTAGGCTTCCTGGGAAAGGTTGGGTGCATAATGCCAAAACACTTAGCTATGCTGGTATTAAGTTCCAAGAAAAATCTGGTGGCATTCTCGACATACAGCTTACAGGCAAGACGTTAGAGATTCCGACTATGGTCATCGATGATAGCACTAGCCCTGTGTTGAGGAACTTGATAGCCTATGAACAAAACAACTACGATGTAGCTCCATATTTTTGCTGTCTTGCATTGTTCTTGGATAGCATAGTGGATACGGTCCAGGATGTCAAGATTCTTTGTGATGCTGGGATTATCAAACATGCAATGGGTAGAGATGAGGAGGTGGCGAATCTTTTCAACAGACTCACTAAAGAGCTGGTGTTTGATATTAATGAAGAGTATTGCTACATGACCAAGGAAATCAAAAGGATCAACCATCATTGTCGAGTGCACGACATTAGAGTTTGAATTCGCCGTTTTCTTATCAAGCTGAATTCCAACAGATTAATCAACACATGCTTGTATGTCTTGATCACAGTCTTTGTAATCATGATACAATCACAACCTAATTCTTCAGATGTCAACTCCTCAAGTAATTCGCATTCACCTCCACCTTTGTCTTCTTGATGAAAGTTTATCTGATGGAGCGATGATTGAGCCATGTTTGCACATCATTTAGCTTAGTTTTGGCTTTTCAATAAAACTAGGAGTCAGATTCTCATGTAgcagtgctttttttttttttttaatttcttttatgctCTATTATTGTTCCGTTGCATATGTCTGTACTATGAATTATGTTAAACTATGTGTATTATGTTTgagtttcaaatcaaataaatccTTCTTGGAATCAGAAGTTGTTGGGTTCGCTCCCAATCCAAGTTATATATAGAATGTGACCtccataaattttataatttataaaaatgaaaaatgtctTCCCTCAAATAATCAAATCCATATATGGAATGAATGAGTATGGATAGATCATCCATTGCATGTTATCACAAGCAATTTGTAAAAGTACTCAAAGTAAAAGATATAAGTATGATGAAATGATCTCCTCCCTTGATGGAGAAAGTTACTTTCATTGTATATTACCGTCTTTACAATTTGGGATTGACAAATTATCATCTACTTCTTGAACattcttatcatttttttctcGGTTCAATACGAAAATTCTGCTCAAGTGATCTAGCTTGATGGAAACAATTGAAGGGTATGTAAGGAAAATGAAGAATTAATGTACCAATATTGTGCAGAGTGTTGGTCTCAAATGATCATCTTGGATGGTTTTCTTGTAAGGTGGAAATACCAATTGAGTATTACATGTACAGTACACCCGACAAAACCTGAACATATGGAGTTGCAACCTTACCAAGATTAATTGGATCCATTCAAGTATTAATGTTTCATTCTGTAAACActcacacatatatattaattctagaGACTTGAGTTATTACCATTTATATCGAATCCAATAACTATAACATACCATGACGACACCTATATATCCTTAAACCACCAATTTGCACCGGCTGGCAGAGCGGCAAAGGCGGGGATTGGAATGTATTCGTATGTGGGCTTAAAATTATATGCAGTCCCATACAAATAAGCACATAAATCAGCAACGCAAAACAAACTCAAGATTACTCCcaaaataaatagcaaaaatATTGGACCTTCAGCATTTTAAACCAAACAGATATCTTAAATCCAAAATTTTACACTTAGATCATCCCATACCAAAAACAAACACCAACTACTGATGCATCCCCAGTATGCAAATAAACATTGGTCACCAGCCTCATGCCATGAAATCCAGCTAATAAAGAATTAAGCAAAAATCCGGACGAATTATTGTCATTACATTTCCTAGTCCCTATATAGCAAAATAAGCCATAGAAAAGTAAACACCATAAAACATCTTTAAAGTGTCACATTCTCTCAATGTTCTTCAAAGTGCTTTTCTGAGCAAAGGATATTGTTGATCTTCAATTCAGCTTCACCGAAGAGAACAAGCAATGCACAAACCAGAATGATGAAAGAAACCCGACTGTGCCTGTCGCCAGCATGATTGCTACAACCATGAAGAGTGAATATCCCAAATAAAGTGTGGCCGAGATAGGTCCACTCAAATTCTTCAGGTCGAATACGAGATAGTTTATAGAGTACAAGAAGATGTATATGGCAAAAGAACCAGAAGCAAAAAATGacttccaccaccatttctAGTCCTCTACACAGAGATGCATGTAGGTCAAAACCAAAGATACCTTAGCACAAACCACCACGAGGAGAATCAAAATAGTAAGGAGGAACCCAAAGACATAGTATCCACAGCCCATCCAAATGCTAGACATTATAAAAGAATAGCTCAATGAAAAGGGTGCCAAAAGGAAGTGTGCGAGCGCCTAGAACAAGAAGCCAAGTAGCGTATTTCTGAGCTGGTATTTCCTGAGGAATCTGGTTTGTTCGAACTGGGTATTCAATATGAGATGCCTTTGCCCCAAAGTATCCACCAACTAAGGTAAGTGGAAGAGAGATGCAGAACCAGAGGAGAAGTAGGataacaaaaagagaaaatagaatGGCTCATGTGCTGTGACTTCCCCACAAGTGGAAACTCAAAGTGGTGAGGATCAAAAAGGCAATACCAGGGAAGAAACAAGCAACTTTCCTTGAGACTGAAACCCATCCTTTGTTATCACCACGACCAATCGTCCTCCAAAGATGAACAGCAGCATAACTAGTTGTAATACCAAGTATCATATAGAAAAATAGCATACGCATACCTGTAACAAGTGTTCCACGTGATGCGAGTGACAAGAATCCAAGAGCCGCAAACAATATTATGACAACAGCCATTCCAAGAATCTGAACCCCATCTCCAACCTTGATACACAAAAGGGCAGGATTGGTTGGGACACAGAAAACATCCCCAACAACAAGCTTCCACCCAGATAGTGGTTAAAGTTGAGACCCAtacaaaaaagttattttttcaatgatagattctacattaaaaaaaaaaaaaaaagtgtgtggAACTTGCACACCCTAATGGGTTCATAATTTTGAGCTATTCAGGGTGTGCAAGTTCCACATCCTAATGAGTTCATATTTTTGAGACATTGACTCCTTCCATTTTTTTAGgccatatttcaaaaaatatggaACTTGCAACTCCATATTTTTGTTGTCTTGCAGTACTGTTCTTGGACAACATAGTAGATACTATCGAGAATGTCAGGATTCTTCGTGATGCTGAGATTATCAAACAGACAAAGGGTGGAGATGAGGGTGTGGCAAATCTTTTCAAGAGTGCCACTAAAGAGCTGGTGTTTGATATTGAAAAGGAGTACTTCTACATGATCAAACAAATCGAAAACATCAACCGACTTTGTCGAGCTCACAACACCAAAGTTGAATTTTCGTTTTCTTGCCACCCTGAACTATAAGGGATTACTCACAACATACGCTACCATCTTGGTTATAgtcatcttttccctttttaccTCTAATTTTGCAAGTTACCAAACCCCAGTTAATTAGTTTTattcacctccacctccaccatcACCTCCCCCTTAACTATAAGCATTATGACAAAAACAAAATACCATTTGAAATGGTTGATGCAGGTTTATCTGGTGGAGCCGATATTGATGATTGAGCCTTGTGTTTGCACATCATTTAGCTTAGTATTGGTTTTTCAATAAAACTGGGAGTATTCACAATGATCTCATTCAacaatgtttttccttttttttttcctttttttttttcgttttaaaTCAAGTCGTGTATGTTATGTTGTTATTCCATTGCATATGTCAACACTATGtgtattatgtttgaatttcaaatcaaatatatCCAACTTGGAATTAGAAGTTGTTGGGATTTGCTCACAATCCATGTTATAGATTGTGACCTCcataaattttctaatttataaagaatgaaaaatgtatttctttaattttctgtcACACATATATATCACAAATGTGTGACAAAAATGATTTCCTCAAAAGTAAAAGCTACATGCAGTTTGAATATTAGAACGAATTCCTCCCTTGATGGAGGTACTTTCATTGTATACTTAAAAGagatgatatttgcagttttaGGGTATACAAATTCCAAgaaactttttgaaaaaagtagataaatataCGACCTACATGAAAAAGATTTTCCAATGAAAAAAGTTGTATAAAGTATTGTGAAAAATGTTGTACATTATGTAAATGATCACTTTCTGGTCTTATATTGTTCTAGCATTACTGGTATATTGCATATAATAGTCTTTACAATTTGGCATTGACAAATTATCAACAACTAATCTTGAacattctttccatttttttttttttggttcacttcgGAATTCCCGTCCATGTGATCCAGCTTGATGGAAAGAGACCAGTCGGATAGATAATTAAGAGTGTGCAAggaaaatgaataataatgtaCGTACCAATTATATGCGCAGTGTTAAGTTTCAAATGAtcatatcttctatatatgaTTAAGTTTCTTGTAAGGTAGTAGAAATAACACATTCCCAGTAACATATTTTAGACTTATTGGGAATTAATGTGTTAAGTCTCAAATAACACATCCCCAATACCCACGATATAGACATGATACTAGGATACAGGATTTTGTGAAGATGTCCtagcctttttcttttcccccaaTACTAGTTGTTTAGTACACAAtacatgcattaattaattgctATCTAACTTAACTGTGTTCGGGTAATTAAATAACACAACCACTGCTCAGTATCTATGCAAGTTGGTCATGATTCTCTCATTGACAATTTGGCTAAATTTGTTTGATTCTttatgtcctttttttttttaatttttttaatcagtcTCATTGCTTTCAGATTCCCGATtctcatacatacatatatatatatatatatatgtatgtatatattggTCTGGTTTCAATGATAGTGTCCGAGCAAGTTTGTGTGAATTTTTCCACCAATTAAGTCTCATGATATAGCCGTAGTCTAtctgcaagagagagagagagagagagagagagagagagagagagagagagagagagagagagagagagagagagagagatgaacgaGAATGTAATAGATCAAACCAGGATGGAAAGGGAAATTCAACAAATGGATGGAAATATCATATGTACTCAattgatatttttgaaattaatgtaaaaattctggtttttttcataattttcactcCAATTCTCACATctgaaaactattttcttaacttagaagtattattgaggtttataaatatgtattttaattttttaagacttgcattgatattattttgatatataatttatacatatagaattaatttattatatataaactatctcgaaacggtacacgtaccaaaatatttcgtttcagtgACTTAACCGAAACGGCCACCGaaatggtattcaaaacattggtcctaactttcttttttcagttgggagacatggaagacatcatgaagtCACTACAACAAATCTCAGTTTTTCATGTGAGGGACAATGGTCGAAACAAGTGTAGGTTAAGTTGGAAAAAGAACCTTTCCCAACCAATTTCTTTGGTGGCACACTCatggcatataattcatgacGAATAATAaatttaggggtgtaaaaaaatccaaaaaactgGAAAACCGGTCTGGACTGGATCGGACTGACCTGGTTGTGTTGGTTTTGGATTGATTTGGTCCAAGACCGGTTTCTTGAAATGCAAAACCGGCCTGAACCGGTCAGGTTTCGGTTTCGGTCATTTTTGGCCCGGACCAAACTAGtactgtttaatatatatatttttatttattttttaatattatataaaatatgttttatattatatatagggcTTCTTCATTTCACTTTCTTCCTTGCGGTATCCACGTCCCAAACTCCCACTTTTCTTCAgttattcttttcttcttcttcctcctggCTCCTACTTCGAGTGCGCCATGCCACTTCTTCTTCAATCTTTAGTTCTTGTTTTCGTGCGCCGTCCCAAACCCTCGGCCCCACCTCACTCTCACCATGGAACCTCCCCTCACTGAGTCACTACTCACCCAGCCAGCAGCCCCTCTCTCACATCTCTCTGTCTTCGATTCCTCTTGGTAATtcttctctatttgtttttttcattttacttatttaagttatttgaaattattttgaagcCTAATATGAATCATTAGGGTTTTGTGATTGTGTTTATGTTATTTGGGTTTTGTGATTGTGTTTGTGAAATTACTTTGAAATCTGGTACATGGTATTTGTGTTATTAGGGTTGTTGAATCCGAAATTTAggatttttgtaattgttttttgaaatcttttttatttcatgttttttttttcaatactagatttgtttttttattatcattatacgtctgttattattattatttttgttaaatttactTGCAAGTCATCCCTCAAGTCTGTACATTGCATCGTTGTTGCATGCACTATTACTTTCGGTcaacttaaatttttttcagtatttcaaattttttttaaaataaaacagttcaaataaagaatatatatatctctctaaGTTCTTGAATCTATTGAATGTCCCGTCTGTCTCGACCTCTAAGTTTGTGTACAAAGAGAGTATATTAATACTctctaaagaataaaaaaatattgggcACACTTGCTGTGATATCCCGTtgtgtttgtgaaatttattttgaggtgctttcttaatattaattattgttatgtttaaattgctctttaatttaatttagattatttttaaattttaaattttgttgttagtttttactagttatttattttatttttactagttattatgtttaaattattttatttgatttattgcttttaaaatagttttcgttggatcagtttcttgacCCAAGATGTGAGGATtagatcttatttcttttccttcccttttctttttccctttttttcttttcctcctctctttcttttcctttttcttctttctttttcttttttcttcttttctttcccggTTTCTTCTCTCCCCGTGCAcacaccctctctctcttccctctcgcTCGTTTTCCTTCATCTACCCAAACCGCCACCGCTCCCCGGGGTGGCCATCATCACccccaccgttcgactcccctccggccggtgaaccTCCCCATCaaatctcagccccatccgagGGGCTGTTAAGCCTCACGAGCCCCTCCAAGTAGTGGCATTCGAGTGCTCCAGCGCtgtcgtcgttccacctccagccatcacttttttaccacttcatcaccgacctcttgccaacctaaaccacaCATTTTCAGCTTCGATCCGTCGTCAGTgcagcccccacgagctcaactctgttttggcattttttcacttccactgccatttttgccgccacccacggccagcccccacttccactagcttcataaacacctctaagtcatttcctatcaatcccaaatCTTGGTTCGtctccattcaaaagtgggtattttacaacccacgatcacagtgtattttaaactgttacgttgcttttcctctgtCTTTTGTAGCACattgatcattcaaaaaatattatatagatctgtaagtattttccaaacttccttttagatttaaatatatttttactttaacaataaattatgacTAGTTGGTTATGCCGGACTGAATCTGAGAAGTTGGGGCTCGCATGgattggaggacggagttattgtatattggttgatgttgagatttgttgaatatatttatttattgtcatttgcattgcatagtgcatgcatctACATGTgttaaaaaaggaaaactgagttttcgtgtaattgcatgcatgttcatgtgttggaacttaaaaactggattttcaagcaagaaatgatttttgagtATAtttgaacgattggattgattggtttgagtcagaggtacTGTAGGGATAGTAGTAAGCAGGGACGATGGTAGAGTCCTACCTGCaattcctgcctacggtgcatgTGGCATAGGGATgttggtaagcagggatggtggtagagtcccgcctgcggtTCCTGCCTACAGACGAACttgtaaggatggtggtaagtagggacggtggtagaatcccatctgtgattcccgcctacagtgcaagcatagggatggtggtaagcagggatggtggtagagtctcgcttGTGATTCCCCCTTACAGTGCTCTGATAGTTTGGTTAatgagccattttctgggaaaatgacgagattggatttttgggccattatattGGATAATGACGAGGaaatgttttaaaagaaatgttttgGGCTGAacatgggacttttggcgtgtgtggaaaaatgtggattttcgggacacatgcatatagcatcatgtccatgcatattgttgagttttaatatatttttatcttatgggtgtttggattattaatTACTTGCGGTACCAgctttggtaccgtagactttgttgtagatgaggaggaggaggctgagcccgaggaggcggctctactggagtattgagttggaatTGCTTGTATTGTTGGAAAATATTTCCCTTGcctatattttatgtattttggaatTTGAGACAATATTGAACTTGTAGTATTTTATTACGCTTATTTTAAGCGTTATTTTTATAGTAcacatgttgcatgtacacacacttagaaCTCGacgatgggatgcgtgacctgtgttgtcataaTCTCGACACCTCGATTTCTaggtgtccgtacgtgggagttggaggGCGTCACACTTGCTCAGTAGTACTATTGCATGCATGGCCTATATTGTTTACTGATCAAAAACAAGAAATTGTAATTTGTAATATGTGTGATTgtaatttgtaatttgttttaattgtgtGTGATTGTAATCTgcattatttgttttataaagcTATACTAATGATctaaactttttaatattaatattattatatagttattgttgcttttattaattttattgttgttactatagtttttttataaagcagattttttatagcagaatttttttacataacagaTTTTTTACTATAAAgcaaatttttgtaaatagtaatagatttttaataaaatatatattttttttaaatcagtttttttattttttttatttttatttttataaacagatTGTTTatgacaaatatttattttattataactgAAAAACTAGATTTGAAACCAGTAGAATCGGAGTACCTGTTTAGGAGGGAAACCGATacgtaatcggttttaaaaaatgcaaaaccggtgccTACCTGTTCGGTCTTAGATTTTGTTCAAAACAGGACCAAATTGGATTGGTTACACTCTATTAATAATTTACCCACCAACAACTTATTTCATGGgaaaaactatcttattacCATGAAATTCCATTGTGGGAATAAATGTTTTTGGCCGTTCCAAATTCTGTTGCTAACCATTCCATTGTGGTGACAAATagtaggggtgaaaaccaaCGTATTCGGCACGGTTTTTAGGCAAAATTGACGCCGACCGACCCTGTTGAAGAGGAAGGAGCCACCAACCGTAACCGGTCGATGGGAGGAGGAAAATCGGCCTTATTGACTTTGGTAGTTCTCTGTTGGTTCTCAGCCAGTTTTCGATTACCCTAATGGCTTAGTTCGCCTGAGAGAGTAGAGGGAGAGAGTGTgttgcagaggagagagagagagctggagCAACGAATGCTAGgaatggaggaagaagaagctgGAGGTTGAAGATGGTCTCATATTGAAATGACGCCGTTttgtttaaaatcaaactctgtcatttcaattaaattttttttccatacatCTTACATGAAACGATGTCGTTTGGTTTAATAGCAAACAACGTCGTTTTAGTTATCTGTTGTATACTATATGTagaaaacgacgccgttccacttCAACTTAAGTGGAACGGCATCATTTTgagtatgtatattttttttaaaaaaaaatgttttattggttCGGTCGGTTTAGCGGTTTAAATCAAGGTCAAACCGCTGCCGAACTGACATTGGTcagttttgaataaaattccACCGTGCACCTACCAGATCACCACCAACTCACCACCGGTCAATTCACGTCGATGGCGACTGGTTTTTCAGTTTTCTG
This is a stretch of genomic DNA from Carya illinoinensis cultivar Pawnee chromosome 15, C.illinoinensisPawnee_v1, whole genome shotgun sequence. It encodes these proteins:
- the LOC122297044 gene encoding UPF0481 protein At3g47200-like, which encodes MEDEGEEFENSNQQSNDGSASDVDFNLTFDNIDHKEAAANSGIGREEDDNPNHEERQSGTVVLEHAIQINDNERQKLVIISGSGWSTLKVPPPMFKVDKEAYIPKIVSIGPFHHNEPSLRAMQTHKRRFLDRLVQNQIGQLIHEESLQNAMRELEEKTKKFYADDLQTIERDEFVQMMLLDGCFIVELLRFYEKIFELTPSLTGEATLNTLALKFFEPLRPRKEKFEEGTLNKHANSEYIHLLALFHSTLISGDKTYPQQPTKSEKEKTHLRLPGKGWVHNAKTLSYAGIKFQEKSGGILDIQLTGKTLEIPTMVIDDSTSPVLRNLIAYEQNNYDVAPYFCCLALFLDSIVDTVQDVKILCDAGIIKHAMGRDEEVANLFNRLTKELVFDINEEYCYMTKEIKRINHHCRVHDIRV